A genomic region of Raphanus sativus cultivar WK10039 chromosome 6, ASM80110v3, whole genome shotgun sequence contains the following coding sequences:
- the LOC108809534 gene encoding rubisco accumulation factor 1.2, chloroplastic — translation MVSLTATILKSSLFSPFTQSTTHGFPTNPVTRRRHVTLPITANVSRKPQNMIPKNPPARQNLYQPFRPPSSPVPPQFRSLDSAGKIEILAGRLALWFEYAPLISSLYAEGLTPPNIEELTGISSIEQNRLIVGTQVRDSISQSLHEPELIAAFDTGGAELLYEIRLLSTTQRVAAATYIIDRGFDSKRAQDLARAIKDYPSRRGDVGWLDFDYNLPGDCLAFLYYRQSRENKNPSEQRTSMLQLALEAAESEKAKKKLERELNGGEEEEKVKVEEVKAVTIPVVRLKFGEVAGASSVVVLPVCKAEEGEKNVLEAPMEINAGGDFKVVEAERGWKRWVVLPSWKPVAAIGRGGVAVSFRDDRKVLPWDGKEEPLLVVVDRERSEVESGDGYYLVAEENGLKLKKGSVLKEGSVEESLGMVLLVVRPPREDDDDWQNSHENWE, via the exons ATGGTTTCTCTCACAGCAACCATTCTCAAATCCTCCCTCTTCTCACCATTCACACAATCCACAACCCACGGGTTCCCCACCAACCCGGTAACCCGACGACGACACGTAACTCTCCCAATAACCGCCAACGTGTCTCGCAAACCGCAAAACATGATCCCCAAAAACCCGCCGGCGCGCCAAAACCTCTACCAACCCTTCCGCCCGCCGTCCTCCCCCGTCCCGCCGCAATTCCGCTCCCTCGACTCCGCCGGAAAAATCGAGATCCTCGCCGGACGACTGGCCCTCTGGTTCGAGTACGCCCCACTCATCTCCTCCCTCTACGCCGAAGGCCTCACCCCTCCCAACATCGAGGAGCTCACCGGAATCTCCAGCATCGAGCAGAACCGCCTCATCGTCGGCACGCAGGTCCGCGACTCGATCTCCCAGTCCCTCCACGAGCCGGAGCTCATCGCGGCGTTCGACACCGGCGGCGCCGAGCTTCTCTACGAGATCCGCCTCCTCAGCACCACGCAGCGAGTCGCCGCCGCGACGTACATAATCGACCGGGGCTTCGACTCGAAACGCGCGCAGGACCTGGCGCGTGCGATCAAGGATTACCCGAGCCGGCGCGGGGACGTCGGCTGGTTGGATTTCGATTACAATCTCCCCGGAGACTGTCTCGCGTTCTTGTATTATAGGCAGAGCAGGGAGAACAAGAACCCCTCGGAGCAGAGGACGTCGATGCTCCAGCTGGCGTTGGAGGCGGCTGAGTCTGAGAAGGCGAAGAAGAAGCTGGAAAGAGAGTTGAACGGAG GGGAGGAAGAGGAGAAGGTGAAGGTAGAGGAAGTTAAAGCGGTTACGATTCCTGTGGTGAGATTAAAGTTCGGTGAGGTGGCAGGAGCGAGCTCTGTGGTTGTTTTACCTGTTTGCAAAGCGGAGGAAGGTGAGAAGAACGTTCTCGAAGCTCCGATGGAGATTAATGCTGGAGGGGATTTTAAGGTTGTTGAGGCGGAGAGAGGGTGGAAGAGATGGGTGGTTCTTCCGTCGTGGAAGCCGGTGGCGGCGATCGGGAGAGGCGGGGTTGCGGTTTCTTTTAGGGATGATAGGAAGGTGCTGCCTTGGGATGGGAAGGAGGAGCCTTTGCTTGTGGTGGTGGATAGGGAGAGGAGTGAGGTGGAGAGTGGTGATGGGTACTATCTTGTGGCGGAGGAGAATGGGCTGAAGCTGAAGAAAGGATCGGTGTTGAAGGAAGGGAGTGTGGAGGAGAGTTTGGGGATGGTTCTTTTGGTGGTGAGGCCGCCTagggaagatgatgatgattggcAGAATAGTCATGAAAACTGGGAGTGA
- the LOC130495907 gene encoding protein LIGHT-DEPENDENT SHORT HYPOCOTYLS 2-like has translation MDLISQEHNNKNPNTVLSTRPPPPSSSSPPSSSRYENQKRRDWNTFCQYLRNHRPPLSLPSCTGEHVLEFLRYLDQFGKTKVHHQNCAFFGLPNPPASCPCPLRQAWGSLDALIGRLRAAYEEHGGVPETSPFGSRSVRVFLREVRDFQAKSRGVSYKKKRKTVNNKQITQSSSQPPLKPQQQQPGQSRMANYHHGQLNDIVQLQ, from the coding sequence ATGGATCTGATCTCTCAAGAGCACAATAACAAGAACCCTAATACCGTTCTCTCAACAcgacctcctcctccttcttcttcttctccaccttCCTCTAGCCGCTATGAGAATCAGAAACGCCGTGATTGGAACACTTTCTGCCAATACCTTAGAAACCATCGTCCACCGCTCTCTCTACCGTCTTGCACTGGCGAACACGTCCTAGAGTTTCTCCGTTACCTTGACCAGTTTGGCAAAACCAAAGTCCATCACCAAAACTGCGCTTTCTTTGGCCTCCCAAATCCTCCGGCTTCTTGTCCTTGTCCTCTCCGACAAGCTTGGGGCTCACTTGACGCCCTTATCGGCCGTCTCCGTGCCGCCTACGAGGAACACGGTGGAGTTCCAGAGACTAGCCCTTTTGGCTCACGTTCAGTCAGGGTTTTCCTCAGGGAGGTTAGAGATTTCCAGGCTAAATCTCGTGGGGTTAGCtacaagaagaagaggaagacggtCAATAACAAGCAAATAACTCAATCGAGTTCGCAGCCGCCTCTAAAGccacagcagcagcagccagGTCAGTCACGGATGGCTAATTATCACCATGGGCAGCTTAATGATATCGTACAGCTTCAATAG